A genomic stretch from Deltaproteobacteria bacterium includes:
- a CDS encoding phosphatase PAP2 family protein, producing the protein MPIVTDLHQQPLFWAAVTAWILSQILVPAFFKRDQNDPKKRFSVYAKAAAVRWVKAILILSLSMGLADLISYRGIKVWVKRDRPEAAGLQPILRTHPHSGWSFPSNHSANNFALARTVQFFAPSYAVVTYIFAFAVAFSRVYVGVHFPGDALAGALIGFLSATFVWRVVGEISRRRKKTTQGTA; encoded by the coding sequence ATGCCGATTGTCACCGACCTTCATCAGCAGCCTTTGTTCTGGGCCGCAGTTACAGCTTGGATTCTCAGCCAGATTTTGGTCCCTGCTTTTTTTAAGCGCGATCAAAACGATCCCAAAAAACGCTTCTCGGTCTACGCAAAGGCTGCTGCGGTGAGATGGGTCAAGGCGATCCTTATTCTTTCACTCTCAATGGGGCTCGCAGATTTGATTTCATATCGCGGTATTAAAGTTTGGGTGAAACGCGATCGTCCAGAGGCCGCAGGACTTCAGCCGATCCTTCGTACTCACCCACATTCGGGGTGGTCGTTTCCTTCCAATCATTCAGCCAATAATTTTGCACTTGCGAGAACGGTTCAATTCTTCGCCCCCTCCTACGCGGTAGTCACCTATATTTTCGCTTTTGCTGTGGCATTTTCTAGGGTGTACGTTGGCGTACATTTCCCTGGCGACGCGCTCGCCGGGGCATTGATAGGATTTTTATCCGCTACTTTCGTGTGGCGAGTCGTCGGCGAGATTAGCCGACGACGGAAAAAGACGACTCAAGGCACAGCCTGA
- a CDS encoding cyclic nucleotide-binding domain-containing protein: MGAELFKNIYLFKDLSPKELEQLSEIATVETFNPGDEVFSEGDKAVSLFVIKFGTVRIRRSGKEDVVEVAQLGTGGHFGEMAFVDGEPRSATVVALERTELVKLDFDSLRSFFEKNPAVAVKVYRSFAHFLCGRLRITTMDLSFSREKNIRHF; this comes from the coding sequence ATGGGCGCTGAGTTATTTAAAAATATTTATCTTTTCAAAGATCTCTCACCAAAAGAGCTCGAACAATTAAGTGAAATTGCGACTGTCGAGACGTTCAACCCTGGCGATGAAGTATTCAGCGAGGGCGATAAAGCCGTTTCTTTGTTCGTTATTAAATTTGGGACAGTGCGAATTCGTCGATCGGGAAAAGAAGACGTGGTCGAAGTCGCACAGCTGGGAACAGGCGGTCACTTCGGCGAGATGGCATTCGTTGATGGTGAGCCTCGCTCGGCGACGGTTGTTGCTCTTGAGAGAACGGAACTCGTGAAACTTGATTTTGATAGCCTTAGAAGTTTTTTTGAGAAAAACCCGGCCGTCGCGGTTAAGGTCTATCGGTCATTTGCCCACTTCCTTTGCGGCCGGCTGCGAATAACCACTATGGATCTTTCGTTTTCACGCGAAAAAAATATTCGCCACTTTTAA
- a CDS encoding SDR family NAD(P)-dependent oxidoreductase → MKVLVTGATGFLGYWMTRRLLDEGMEVRVLVRNRNKLEDLSTLPGKSIEIAEGDITNYDSLETACTGVQGVFHLAGLIAYSRAQRSSMEEVNVQGTKNLLKAIERTSQARLLHLSSVVAVGAGFSKEQILDEASPYNVGHLNLGYFETKHDAELAVFEAVRHGKIEAVAVNPSTIYGPGDSKKGSRGVQLKVAKGKFPFYPPGGVNIVHVDDVVDLCVKAFRSGINGERFIACGENLTIEETFRRIAMLAKVPPPRFALPRGAIFALAKVGDLLEKIDRKGPINSENAWTSTLFHWFRHDKATREFNFRPRPAQEALEASIKWSRDHGLI, encoded by the coding sequence ATGAAAGTACTTGTGACGGGAGCGACAGGATTTCTTGGCTATTGGATGACCCGCCGACTGCTCGACGAAGGTATGGAAGTTCGCGTGCTGGTTCGCAATCGAAACAAATTAGAGGACCTTAGCACGCTCCCCGGGAAGTCGATCGAAATCGCAGAGGGCGATATCACAAATTATGATTCACTCGAGACGGCCTGCACTGGGGTCCAGGGCGTTTTCCATTTAGCAGGTCTCATCGCCTATTCTCGCGCCCAGCGAAGCTCGATGGAAGAGGTCAACGTACAAGGAACAAAGAATTTACTGAAAGCAATTGAACGAACTTCGCAAGCCAGGTTGCTACATCTTTCTTCCGTTGTGGCTGTCGGTGCTGGATTTTCCAAAGAGCAAATTCTTGATGAAGCATCTCCGTACAACGTTGGCCACCTGAACCTCGGTTACTTTGAAACCAAACACGATGCAGAACTCGCCGTTTTTGAAGCTGTGAGGCACGGAAAAATTGAAGCCGTCGCCGTTAATCCCTCCACGATTTACGGCCCCGGTGATTCCAAAAAGGGAAGTCGCGGTGTACAGCTAAAGGTTGCAAAGGGAAAGTTCCCGTTCTATCCGCCAGGTGGCGTGAACATCGTACATGTGGATGACGTCGTCGATCTTTGCGTGAAGGCCTTTCGAAGCGGTATCAATGGAGAACGCTTTATTGCCTGCGGTGAAAATCTCACCATCGAAGAGACTTTTCGAAGAATCGCTATGCTTGCGAAAGTGCCACCACCGCGTTTCGCGCTGCCTCGAGGAGCCATTTTTGCTTTGGCAAAAGTCGGTGACCTTTTAGAAAAGATAGACCGCAAGGGACCGATCAACTCAGAGAACGCGTGGACATCGACCCTTTTTCATTGGTTCCGACATGACAAGGCCACACGGGAATTTAATTTCCGGCCTCGCCCCGCACAGGAGGCTCTTGAAGCAAGTATCAAATGGAGTCGCGATCACGGACTCATTTAG